The following coding sequences are from one Geodermatophilus normandii window:
- a CDS encoding glutamate--cysteine ligase, translating to MQIPFASSERSSLGVEWELQLVDRQTRELTAGAIEILEEIRPDGAEEHPKAKHELLQSTVEVITGVCTTVEEATADLAGTVAEVAAAADRHGLGLLCAGTHPFTDWQTQLISPKERYLQLVERMQWLARRLQIFGVHVHVGVRSPDKAMPIVNALTQYVPHFLALSASSPFWVGCDTGLASSRSKVFEAMPTAGLPTQLPDWGGFETYMETLISTGSIESVREVWWDIRPHPGFGTVELRICDGLPTLEEIGVVAAFSQCLVEQFDTQLDRGYTLPTPPSWILRENKWRAARYGLDADVVVDEKGTVRPVRQALLDLAEDLTPTARRLGCEAELAGVERVLAVGASYQRQRAAALESGGDLRAVVDCLLAELQNGLPTSGPAAGPDGPVPGPAACAGGHAA from the coding sequence GTGCAGATCCCGTTCGCCTCCTCGGAGCGCTCCAGCCTGGGTGTGGAGTGGGAGCTGCAACTCGTCGACCGGCAGACACGGGAGCTGACCGCCGGCGCGATCGAGATCCTCGAGGAGATCCGCCCCGACGGCGCCGAGGAGCACCCGAAGGCCAAGCACGAGCTCCTGCAGTCCACCGTCGAGGTCATCACCGGCGTGTGCACCACCGTCGAGGAGGCCACCGCCGACCTCGCGGGCACCGTCGCCGAGGTCGCCGCCGCCGCCGACCGTCACGGCCTCGGGCTGCTGTGCGCGGGCACCCACCCGTTCACCGACTGGCAGACCCAGCTGATCTCGCCCAAGGAGCGCTACCTGCAGCTGGTCGAGCGGATGCAGTGGCTGGCCCGGCGGCTGCAGATCTTCGGCGTCCACGTGCACGTCGGCGTCCGCTCGCCGGACAAGGCGATGCCGATCGTCAACGCGCTCACCCAGTACGTGCCGCACTTCCTGGCGCTGTCGGCGTCCTCGCCGTTCTGGGTCGGCTGCGACACCGGGCTGGCCTCCTCGCGCAGCAAGGTCTTCGAGGCCATGCCGACGGCGGGGCTGCCGACCCAGCTGCCCGACTGGGGCGGCTTCGAGACCTACATGGAGACGCTGATCTCCACGGGTTCCATCGAGAGCGTGCGCGAGGTGTGGTGGGACATCCGCCCGCACCCGGGCTTCGGCACCGTGGAGCTCCGGATCTGCGACGGCCTGCCCACCCTCGAGGAGATCGGCGTCGTGGCCGCCTTCTCGCAGTGCCTGGTCGAGCAGTTCGACACCCAGCTCGACCGCGGGTACACGCTGCCCACACCGCCGAGCTGGATCCTGCGGGAGAACAAGTGGCGGGCGGCCCGCTACGGCCTCGACGCCGACGTCGTCGTGGACGAGAAGGGCACCGTGCGGCCGGTGCGGCAGGCGCTGCTCGACCTCGCCGAGGACCTCACGCCGACGGCCAGGCGGCTGGGCTGCGAGGCGGAGCTCGCCGGGGTGGAGCGGGTGCTCGCCGTCGGCGCCTCCTACCAGCGGCAGCGGGCCGCGGCGCTGGAGTCCGGCGGGGACCTGCGCGCCGTCGTCGACTGCCTGCTGGCCGAGCTGCAGAACGGCCTGCCCACCTCCGGCCCGGCCGCCGGCCCTGACGGTCCCGTCCCCGGCCCGGCGGCGTGTGCCGGCGGGCACGCCGCATGA
- a CDS encoding amidohydrolase — translation MTRTPEELAAGLDAWVDEHLPELVGVRRHLHMHPELAYAEVETTAYLEQRLTEAGLAPHRLPSGTGLVVEVGSGSPTVVLRADIDALPLADLKDVPYASTREGMCHACGHDVHTTVALGAVLALAGTDDLPGTVRCVFQPAEETVPGGATHVLAAGVLDGASRAFALHCDPAIPVGTVGLRTGSITAACDRIDVTLTGPGGHTARPQLTVDLVDALGRLVTGLPGLLSRQVDPRAGFSLVWGAVNAGVAANAIPQRGTLRGTVRVLDRDEWKRAEELLRRLVEQVVAPTGADVEVEYVPGVPPVVNDPRAVALFRTAAMQTVGAENVRQSPQSMGGEDFGWFADVLPIALARLGTHGGGPPLDLHRGTFDVDERAIGVGVRLMVRTALQALAADAGGSAPAAGAPAAGHPARPRSGERR, via the coding sequence ATGACACGGACTCCCGAGGAGCTGGCCGCCGGGCTCGACGCCTGGGTCGACGAGCACCTCCCCGAGCTCGTCGGTGTCCGCCGCCACCTGCACATGCACCCGGAGCTGGCCTACGCCGAGGTGGAGACGACGGCCTACCTCGAGCAGCGGCTCACCGAGGCCGGGCTCGCGCCGCACCGGCTGCCCAGCGGCACCGGACTGGTGGTGGAGGTCGGGTCCGGGTCGCCGACCGTGGTGCTGCGCGCCGACATCGACGCGCTGCCGCTGGCCGACCTCAAGGACGTCCCGTACGCCTCCACCCGCGAGGGCATGTGCCACGCCTGCGGGCACGACGTGCACACCACCGTCGCGCTCGGCGCGGTGCTGGCGCTGGCCGGCACGGACGACCTGCCCGGCACCGTGCGCTGCGTCTTCCAGCCGGCCGAGGAGACCGTCCCCGGCGGCGCCACGCACGTCCTGGCGGCCGGTGTCCTCGACGGCGCCTCGCGGGCGTTCGCGCTGCACTGCGACCCGGCGATCCCCGTCGGCACGGTCGGGCTGCGCACCGGCTCGATCACCGCGGCCTGCGACCGCATCGACGTCACGCTGACCGGTCCCGGCGGGCACACCGCGCGCCCGCAGCTGACCGTCGACCTGGTCGACGCGCTCGGCCGCCTGGTCACCGGCCTGCCCGGCCTGCTGTCGCGGCAGGTCGACCCCCGCGCGGGGTTCTCCCTGGTGTGGGGCGCGGTCAACGCCGGTGTCGCGGCCAACGCGATCCCGCAGCGGGGCACCCTGCGCGGCACCGTGCGGGTGCTCGACCGCGACGAGTGGAAGCGCGCCGAGGAGCTGCTGCGCCGGCTGGTCGAGCAGGTGGTCGCCCCCACCGGGGCCGACGTCGAGGTCGAGTACGTGCCGGGCGTCCCGCCGGTGGTCAACGACCCGCGGGCGGTGGCGCTGTTCCGCACGGCGGCGATGCAGACGGTGGGCGCCGAGAACGTCCGCCAGTCGCCGCAGAGCATGGGCGGGGAGGACTTCGGCTGGTTCGCCGACGTCCTGCCGATCGCGCTGGCCCGGCTGGGCACGCACGGCGGCGGCCCGCCGCTGGACCTGCACCGCGGCACCTTCGACGTCGACGAGCGGGCCATCGGCGTCGGCGTCCGGCTCATGGTGCGCACCGCGCTGCAGGCGCTGGCCGCCGACGCCGGCGGCTCCGCGCCCGCCGCCGGTGCGCCCGCTGCGGGCCACCCCGCGCGTCCGCGGTCCGGGGAGCGCCGGTAG
- a CDS encoding methylmalonyl-CoA mutase subunit beta, giving the protein MSATDTATPGEDEVPAEHAVPDQLSLAGGFAPADRDRWRELVAGVLRKAGREELPDPVEDALRRTVATGVDVSPLHTADDAGDLPAAVGVPGLPPFVRGARAGAAPDSGVPAGWDVRQRHAHPDVAGTREAIAADLENGVTSLWLHLGEGAVPVGSLPDVLADVYLDLAPVAVSGGLPAAEALLSLVEGRTDLAPGGSLGLDPLGVHAASGEEQDLTGLAGVARRAPAGWRTVVVDATVYADAGGTAVEELGCSLAAGVAYLRALTDGGLSVDEAFAALEFRYSASADQFTTIAALRAARRLWDRVGEVSGASPDVRAQRQHAVTSSVMTTRRDPWVNMLRTTVACFAAGVGGADVVTVQPFDAALGLPDAFSRRIARNTQSLLVEEGHLARVLDPAGGSWYVESLTEDLAQAAWAWFTEVERAGGLAAALSSGLVRDRLAAAWDARAARLATRADAITGVSEFPNLAERLPQRQPAAELHPTGGLPRVRAAQEYEALRDRADAAGERPQVYLATLGSVARHTARASFAGNLFQAGGVATPAGDRATGFADAGTTVACICGTDGDYAESAAALAAELRAAGARHVWLAGKPSLGVDGVDGYVYAGCDALDVLRTVHDQLGLRGAIGSREERA; this is encoded by the coding sequence ATGAGCGCCACCGACACCGCGACGCCCGGCGAGGACGAGGTCCCCGCCGAGCACGCCGTCCCCGACCAGCTGTCGCTGGCCGGCGGCTTCGCGCCCGCCGACCGCGACCGGTGGCGCGAGCTGGTGGCCGGCGTCCTGCGGAAGGCCGGCCGCGAGGAGCTGCCCGACCCGGTCGAGGACGCCCTGCGCCGCACGGTGGCCACCGGGGTGGACGTCTCGCCGCTCCACACCGCCGACGACGCCGGCGACCTCCCCGCGGCCGTCGGCGTACCCGGCCTGCCGCCCTTCGTGCGCGGCGCCCGCGCGGGTGCCGCCCCCGACAGCGGCGTGCCGGCCGGCTGGGACGTCCGCCAGCGGCACGCGCACCCCGACGTCGCCGGGACCCGGGAGGCGATCGCGGCCGACCTGGAGAACGGCGTCACCTCGCTGTGGCTGCACCTCGGCGAGGGCGCGGTGCCGGTGGGGTCCCTGCCCGACGTGCTCGCCGACGTCTACCTCGACCTCGCGCCGGTCGCGGTCTCCGGCGGGCTGCCGGCCGCCGAGGCGCTGCTCTCCCTCGTCGAGGGCCGCACCGACCTCGCGCCGGGCGGCTCCCTGGGCCTGGACCCGCTGGGCGTGCACGCGGCCTCGGGGGAGGAGCAGGACCTCACCGGGCTGGCCGGCGTCGCACGGCGCGCCCCCGCGGGCTGGCGCACCGTCGTCGTCGACGCGACCGTGTACGCCGACGCGGGCGGCACCGCGGTCGAGGAGCTGGGCTGCTCCCTCGCCGCCGGGGTGGCCTACCTGCGCGCCCTGACCGACGGCGGCCTGTCGGTGGACGAGGCGTTCGCCGCGCTGGAGTTCCGCTACTCCGCGAGCGCCGACCAGTTCACGACCATCGCCGCGCTGCGCGCCGCGCGCCGGCTGTGGGACCGGGTCGGCGAGGTCAGCGGCGCCTCGCCCGACGTGCGCGCGCAGCGCCAGCACGCGGTGACGTCGTCGGTGATGACCACGAGGCGCGACCCGTGGGTGAACATGCTGCGCACCACGGTGGCCTGCTTCGCCGCGGGCGTGGGCGGCGCCGACGTGGTCACGGTGCAGCCCTTCGACGCCGCGCTCGGCCTGCCCGACGCGTTCTCGCGGCGGATCGCGCGCAACACGCAGAGCCTGCTGGTCGAGGAGGGGCACCTCGCCCGCGTCCTCGACCCGGCCGGCGGCTCCTGGTACGTCGAGTCGCTGACCGAGGACCTCGCGCAGGCCGCGTGGGCGTGGTTCACCGAGGTCGAGCGGGCCGGCGGGCTGGCCGCGGCGCTGTCGTCGGGCCTGGTCCGCGACCGGCTGGCCGCCGCCTGGGACGCCCGGGCGGCACGGCTGGCGACGCGCGCCGACGCGATCACCGGGGTCAGCGAGTTCCCGAACCTGGCCGAGAGACTGCCCCAGCGGCAGCCGGCTGCCGAGCTGCACCCCACCGGCGGGCTGCCGCGCGTGCGGGCCGCGCAGGAGTACGAGGCGCTGCGCGACCGCGCCGACGCGGCGGGGGAACGGCCGCAGGTGTACCTGGCGACCCTCGGCTCCGTCGCCCGGCACACCGCGCGGGCGTCCTTCGCCGGCAACCTGTTCCAGGCCGGCGGCGTGGCCACCCCCGCCGGTGACCGCGCCACCGGGTTCGCCGACGCGGGGACGACGGTGGCCTGCATCTGCGGCACCGACGGCGACTACGCGGAGTCGGCGGCCGCGCTGGCCGCGGAGCTGCGGGCGGCCGGCGCGCGGCACGTCTGGCTGGCCGGCAAGCCGTCGCTGGGAGTGGACGGCGTCGACGGGTACGTGTACGCCGGGTGCGACGCGCTCGACGTGCTCCGCACGGTGCACGACCAGTTGGGCCTTCGTGGCGCTATCGGCTCCCGGGAGGAGCGGGCATGA